A stretch of DNA from Strigops habroptila isolate Jane chromosome 10, bStrHab1.2.pri, whole genome shotgun sequence:
CCACAAGGACCAGGGTGGGAACAGGTCAGTGGGAATTAGTGGCATTCCCTGAGGTTTAGTGGCAAGGGACTGGCAGATGGTGGATTGGGTGGCAGGATCTTGCTAATGAGACTTGGCCCCAGTAGATGTTACAGCAGAGCCTGAGAGATAAGCCAGCCCCTAGTTCTAGGGGAGTGTGGCATCTCTATGCCACATGTTGCTTGCATCCAGCATAAAGGCTTTGGTTCCCAAACCATGGGCTTGAGCAGGATTGGGATATTGACTGCTACTGGGAAAACCCCAGGCTAGGGGAGCTGTTTGGGGCCCTGCGCAGAGCCTGGTGGTGTGACTGCTGAGCTTGACCCCTACAGGTGGATTGGACAGCGagctgggagagaggggaaagtGTCTGTCTGTGGGCCAGAGGCAGCTGGTGTGTCTGGCGAGAGCCCTCCTGGCGCAGGCCAAGGTGAGTACCCTGCCTTCCTGGAGCAAGGGGGAAGAGGAGTGAGCTGCTTATGGCTGTGTGGGAGCAGCAGAGTGCTCCAGAGTTGGGGTGTGATAGCAACAGAGTTACTGGGCTACCTTCTGGGCTGTCTCTAGGGAGGGATTGGGGTGTCCCCTGGGGCAATTGGGAGCTCCCATTACTCTCTGTCCCTGGCAGGTGCTGTGCATCGATGAGGCCACAGCCAGCGTGGATCAGAAGACAgaccagctgctgcagcagaccATCCGCCAGCGCTTTGCTGACAAAACTGTTCTGACGATCGCTCACAGGTACAGAGGAAGCAGCACTCTGAGCCTAAATTCATCCCACCACTCACAGGGAGAGGTGGGGCTATTCCTAGCATGGCTGGGCCTTGAGCTGAGCTGGGAGGTCTCTGTGAGGCTTTTCAAGTGCAAAAGGTGGCACCTTGCCGGCTTGCCTTTCTTGCTTTATTTGCCCCGGGTGCTGGAACAACTGGATGTGGAAATGTTGTACCCAGCAACTGGGGAACAGCAAAGGGCAAAACACTGCATTGTATGGCAGATGGCTCTTCCTGAGCACTGCCTCTTGGGACTGGGGAGTGAATCGGATCTTGTGGTTCTGGCAGTTCAGAACAAGGACTAGGACAGCAAACTATCCTGTGGAAAGGAGCAGTGCGGAGACCGGGGAGGAGCAGGTGTCTCTGGCTCAGTAGAGGGCACTGCAGGACAGCCGTCGCCAagggctgcagccagctcctggGCGGGCAGAACGCTGGATGTCTTGTTTTCGGAAACCCAGCCAAGACAGAGCAACAATGCTTGCCCCGCAGATGAGAGATTTAGTGTTAGAATAGAGAGAATAGCTGGTTGCAGGCGGAGGGAGGAGGGCAAAACATGAATACTGTGGATACTGGGAAGGGATGGGTTAGCATTAGGTAGTGCTATCTGCCCAGGGTGCTCTTACTCTTGCCAGGTGGAGAAGAGTTTGGAGGAGGGTTATGCAGTTGTATGGAGGGTGCTTTCAAAACACAAAGGttaccacaaaaataaaaatcaaatgagCAGGTGGCAGGGGCTAGTGTCCTGCTGTACAGAACTGGGAGTGATGGGTAACAGACAGGGTGGGCTGGGCCTGGAAAGTGAATCGGGTGGATCTTGTTAAATACATCAGATAGGATGGAAGCAGGAGGGGTGTGTATGTGGTTCCTACACTAGGGATATTATCCATAAATAGAGTAGAAAGGTAAGATCACCGTGGGCTGAGGTGTGTGTTTGGGTTGGGTGGGGGAACACCACCTCCGATGGAGGAGTAACTAGAGAGGAGAACCAGCAGAagaaggagtggcagaaggtGAGGCAGCAAGACTGGATCGAAGATGGCCCCGGCCCCTCTTGCACTGGGTTGAGGGGAGATGGGCGAGAGCAGTAAGGAAGGAGCGGTGGTAATGGGGTTGTTTGGTACCCGTGGTTCTTCCATGCTGTTCAGCTGTGGGAAAACCATTAATTGGATGGTTAGGTGGAAATCTAGGATGGGAAATGAGTATTTGTCCCTTGCCCCTCCACGTCacttccagtgctgcagcctggcactcTTTCAAGGATGAATGTGTAACCAAAGTCCTGAACTCTGTAATACTTTTTACCTGCTCAAGTTGTGTACAGTGTCTTCCCTGTGACTTGCAGATTTGTAGGGCTGTAGTTTTGCACTGAACAGGACATGACTGTGCAAAGGCATTCCTGCTGCCCTGTCTTCCCTCCCCAGGGCCAGAGATTGCTGCCCTGTTGGCAGTTTGGGCAGAACAGGGCGCACACGTGGTGTGGGTGCGGTGGTTGTCACTCTGGCAACCATAAATCCACTGGTGGTGGCAGTGTAAGCAGAGATGCCAGATAGCTGGGGAGTGGCAACTGATGCACAAGTCCACTTCTGCAGGCTCAGGAGGTGGCAGGTGAGGAAACGTAGGGGCAAACAAAACTCAATGACTCTCCTGTGGGAATAGAGACATCTTGTGCAACCCTAGAATTGGGCAGGCCCTGtgctttccctctgcagagcttccctcTGCGCTCCTGGTGGCCTGCCATGCCCAGCAACTGGAAGGCATTGCTGTGCTCTCCTAAGAGGTGGTGCATTTCAGCAGCGTGCAGAGGCTCTCTGAGAGCTGGACTGCAGTGTGCCCCTGAGTGCAAAGGGAAATGGTCCACAGATCCTGACGTTGGGAATGTCTTGGGACACCCCTTGGCAGCAGGGGAAGCAGTATCCAGGGTTTCTCCTCAGATACACCAATGTGTATCCTGGTGTTTGCTGTCTGCAGGTTGAACACCATCCTGGACTCAGACCGTGTGCTGGTGATGCAGGCTGGGAGAGTGGCAGAGCTGGATTCACCCACCCGCCTAAGCCAGAAAGACGGCTCCTTGTTCCAGCGCCTCCTTCACAGTGAGCAGCAGTGACCTCCCTCCTGGGCTGAGCCCAGGCAGCCCTCCTGGCTCTGTGCCTGGCTTTCCTGTCACTTCAGATATCAGCCCTGTCACTGCAGGGCCAGGAGCTCCTGAGATGAGGGAAGGGGTTAttcctgcctgcaggcagtgatCGTGTGTCCTCAGGGACAGGAGCATGGCACTGCAGCCTTTCCTTTAGTAGGGAAGATGGGACCTTGTGTTTAGGGCCATGCAAGCCTGGCTGTTGGGATACTGCTCCCCTCCAAGGCTCCCCTTTGAGATTACAGAGGGATTTTCTGCTCACTGAACAATCAGTGACTCCTAGTCTGAGACTTAGTCTCACATgtgcagtttaaaataaaagtggaaaCATCTTTGTGAAGCTCTGTTACTCAGGTCCCTGTCCTCTTTCCCCCCTCCAGACTTCCTTGTGACATACAGCAGTAGTGCCCTCTCTGCACAAAGACAACCCTACCTGCTCCCTACTTTCAGAGGACACTGACCATTCTAAGCCCAGAAGGTTGCACACAGGGAccttgctgctcttcctccacTTTACAGTGGAAAAGCCCTTCCCCTGCAGGGCCAGGATGTGGTTACATTAAAGGCCTCTAAGGCTAGTTTACTTCAAGACCACTTTTCCAAGGGAAACTCCCTACCCcgcctgccctgctcccagctgcacAAACCCACAGTTGCTTTCAGTTTTGGGATCAGGTTGGTGTCCAGAGGTCACTTGcaacctaaattattttattgttctctGATACACTGTTTCTGggcttgtatttgttttatttgataaAGGTACATCATCCAtccatgtattaaaaatataatctttctGATGAAGCCCCAGTCCCCTCTCCCAGGTCTCCCTCCTGGCTGAGTGCTCAGTCCTCTGCTCTCTTCACACCATCTTGAACCCAGCTCTGCAACCCTACAGGCCAGTAGCAGGgtttgggttgtggggtttCTTACCTCACTGCTTAGCCCTTCGTGCCCATGAGGAGGCTCAGAAAGCCCTGGCCCTGGCAGAGAGACGCTGACTGCTGCATACCAGAGCAGCGCAGGCAGGAGCAGACCTAGTACAAGGGCTGAGTGACCCAGCCATCTTAGCCGTGCTTTAGCAGTGATAAAGGCAGCATCTTATGTTTGTTATGGTCATCCCAGGCTTGGTAGCCTGTCCTCACATCCACTGTGGGGATTTATTTGCTGTATCAAGGAACACTACAATGGCTGATTTGAGCTGCCTGCCTCAGAGtgcctgggaaagaaaaggagggtcTGGATCTTATATTGCTCCTCAACCTGCCACAGCACATCTCCAGCCTTGTCCACCTCCAATTTCACCTGTGAGGGCATATGAGAAGGACCAGCTCAGGCCTGGAGGACCCCAGAGGGGAGCAAATGCTCCTCCTTGCCTGCAAATGGTGAGGCAGAAGTGCACAgtggagaggggaaggagcttGGTCGTTTGTGGCCAGACCCTAAGGGACGGCCCAGTAAATAGGGGCAAGAAGATCACTGGATCATCAGGAGGAAAGTACAGAAAGTGTAGCCCCAAGTCTGACAGCAAGAGGAGGGGGCATCACCCAGGGCAGAAGAAGGGCATGAGGGGACCCCAAATGATCTCCAGAGTGTCTTTGAACTGGCTCACAGAACCACAAGGCCAGGGAGCAAAGGTGTTTGCTCACTCCCTAGGGACACAGCATCTGAAATGACAGCTCCAGAAACAGCTGAGAGCCACCCCAtccagcactggcacaggagGCCCGTGCAGCCACAATCGTCCTGAAGGCCCCAGAACAAACACTCCGATACCAGAGGAAATGAGGACAAATCCCCTTCCTATAGTCACAGAGAGGAGTTACAAAGGGCCTGGCAGAATTTGGGCTTGCAAGAAGGCCATGCCCTCCTCAGCACTCCCCATCCTGTTTCTGAGGGCTCACATCGGACGATACCGGCACTGCATGGCATGGGCTGCTGCAAGCGGCATGTCGCCACTCCCCTGCAGGGCTCACCCAACGCAGCCCTGCTTTCAGATGCCCGTGGGTGCTGGCTGAGACACAGCTCAGACCCAGGCAGGGCCATCAGACCAGTGCTTGATGCCCAGGGCACTCATAGATGTGTTTGCTGCCCTGGGagcccttccctgctgcccacCTTGTGCTGGCACGGCTCCCCAAGGTGCAGTTCGAGGGGTTTGGTGCCAGGGCCCAGCTCAGAGTCCTCGCAGCTCACAGCTCTGTAGTCTTCCTGGGCTCAATCAGGACGGTGTTGAGCATGCCCACCTGACACTCCTGGTCTTGCAGCTTCCTTGCAGCCTGGGAAGGGCTTTGGCACCAGTTTGACCTCTGGCGGCCCCTTTGCCAGTTCCTCAGCATGAGCAGGACAGTGATGAGGACCAGCACCGCTGTCAGCACCCCAAACACCAGCACTGTCACCAGCTGGGCTTCGCTCAGCCCCGAGTCCCTTTGGGTCACCACCTCCTTCACAGAGATTTTCAACAAACCTCCCCCCGGCTCTTTCTCACTGTGGTTGGCCACACGCCGCCCCGTGACCGCAGTCCTGACAGGGTCCGGCTGCGTCACCCCCGGCATCTCGCTGGTGGTGCTTTTCACAGCTCCGCTGTTGTCATGGTTTGCAGGGTGGTAGGGGGGAGCCCAGGTGGGCTCAGGGATGGGGATCTCGCAGGTTTTGCCAGTGAAACGGTCGGGACACAAGCAGTCATAATCGTTGATGCGGTCATAGCACTTTGCCCCGTTTTTGCACGGCTGGCTGGCGCAGTCGTTGATGTTGATGGTGCAGAAACGCCCTTCGAAGCCCACCTGGCACTGGCAGGAGAAGCGGTTGATCCCGTCGTGGCAGGTGGCACCGTTGGCACAGGGACGCATCAGGCAGTCATCCACATCATTCTCACAGAGATCCCCGACGAAGCCAGCAAGGCACCGACAGGTGAAGTTGCTGGCAAAGCCATTTTCATCTTGACACTGCCCTCCATTCTTGCACGGAGACCTGCTTGAAGACAGCAAGGACAGGTCATGGCCATGGAGAGCAAGCAGCTTCCCCTACCCCAGGAAGGTGAACACACAGAGCTGCTCGTGTGACCAGTGGGTCCTGCACCCTCTCTCTCTGTGGGGCAACTAAGTCAAAGAGAAGATCAAGCAGGAGTTTCCACCTCCCCAAGTGAGAGCCTGTGGGACGTCCTCaaaggctgtggctgtgcacGGGCCCACCACCCACCAGGGACGGTCTCCAGCCAAGtgatctgaagagaaaaaaagtgccCTGTTGACGTTCCATCAAGGCACGACATGTGTCAACTCATCCCTCCTACAACAAAGGTGTTGCCCCAGTGGGATTGTGCGGTGCACACAGCTAAACCAAAGCCAAAGATGGTTTTGGCTTAACTCCATTAGCACATGGAAATCCACAGATAATGAGCCCAGCTGGGCCACTCTTTAGCAGTGCATGGCCCAAAGTTAATGTCTGTAATCTCACTGCACTCGCTCCCATGTCTCACCCTGCCTTCTCACATGGCCCCGTCTTCATCTCACAGTCCTTCCCATGGAAGCCTTCTGGACACAGGCACGAATATTCCCCGTCTCGATCGTAGATGCACTGAGCTCCATTCTGGCATGGGGGGAACTGGTGTTCGCAGATGTGTATGTctgaggggaaaggaaaaggtgggAATCAGCGAGAAAATAGGTGAATGTAGCAAATTCAGTTCAAACAGGCCCAGAGAAACCCAGTGGGCATGGAGAAATTGCAGGAGCTTCTCTCTCCACCCATCCAACAGGCATCTGCAGCAAT
This window harbors:
- the DLK2 gene encoding protein delta homolog 2 isoform X1; this encodes MLRSFCLQLMSLVWILLAHHQLAQGDDCSESCNLAHGCCDQDGKCRCDPGWEGEYCEDCVRMPGCLHGTCHQPWQCICHTGWAGKFCDKDIHICEHQFPPCQNGAQCIYDRDGEYSCLCPEGFHGKDCEMKTGPCEKAGSPCKNGGQCQDENGFASNFTCRCLAGFVGDLCENDVDDCLMRPCANGATCHDGINRFSCQCQVGFEGRFCTININDCASQPCKNGAKCYDRINDYDCLCPDRFTGKTCEIPIPEPTWAPPYHPANHDNSGAVKSTTSEMPGVTQPDPVRTAVTGRRVANHSEKEPGGGLLKISVKEVVTQRDSGLSEAQLVTVLVFGVLTAVLVLITVLLMLRNWQRGRQRSNWCQSPSQAARKLQDQECQVGMLNTVLIEPRKTTEL
- the DLK2 gene encoding protein delta homolog 2 isoform X2 produces the protein MSGCLQGAGSRRWKKGKQLQLVLTGVHLGGATLTMLRSFCLQLMSLVWILLAHHQLAQGDDCSESCNLAHGCCDQDGKCRCDPGWEGEYCEDCVRMPGCLHGTCHQPWQCICHTGWAGKFCDKDIHICEHQFPPCQNGAQCIYDRDGEYSCLCPEGFHGKDCEMKTGPCEKAGSPCKNGGQCQDENGFASNFTCRCLAGFVGDLCENDVDDCLMRPCANGATCHDGINRFSCQCQVGFEGRFCTININDCASQPCKNGAKCYDRINDYDCLCPDRFTGKTCEIPIPEPTWAPPYHPANHDNSGAVKSTTSEMPGVTQPDPVRTAVTGRRVANHSEKEPGGGLLKISVKEVVTQRDSGLSEAQLVTVLVFGVLTAVLVLITVLLMLRNWQRGRQRSNWCQSPSQAARKLQDQECQVGMLNTVLIEPRKTTEL